A region from the Kribbella shirazensis genome encodes:
- the dprA gene encoding DNA-processing protein DprA produces MTTGANGDQERLARAGLSRVVEPGDLAALKAFDGLPALEIWDRLQRGAPGLERWSTRLADANPERDLERAAAAGARFVIPGDDEWPDQLDVLEEAGQLTRRAGVPYGLWVRGRADLRHAVTRAVALVGARACSSYGEHVAAELSSGLADNGVTIVSGGAFGIDAAAHRGALAASGLTIAVLACGVDVSYPKRNSALLSRIAEDGLVVAELPPGCSPTKLRFLARNRLIAAITQGTVVIEAAVRSGALNTAGWAEQCGRTVLAVPGPVTSRMSAGSHLLVRERNAVLATNVADIIEATSPFGTNLAPPPRAPQTVTDTLHPDLQRTLDAVPVHHPAPATSIAATAGLDLPTTERYLQTLATLTLITQTPTGWRLAPSIPDPSSPSG; encoded by the coding sequence ATGACGACCGGGGCGAACGGCGACCAAGAGCGACTTGCCCGCGCCGGCCTGTCGCGCGTCGTCGAGCCAGGTGACCTCGCCGCCCTGAAGGCCTTCGACGGCCTGCCTGCCTTGGAGATCTGGGACCGTCTCCAACGCGGTGCCCCGGGCCTCGAGCGCTGGTCCACACGCCTGGCCGACGCCAACCCAGAGCGAGATCTCGAGCGCGCCGCAGCCGCGGGAGCACGGTTCGTGATCCCGGGCGACGACGAGTGGCCGGACCAACTCGACGTACTCGAAGAAGCAGGACAACTGACCCGCCGAGCCGGAGTGCCGTACGGCCTCTGGGTCCGCGGCCGCGCAGACCTCCGCCACGCGGTAACCCGAGCCGTTGCACTGGTCGGTGCCCGCGCCTGCTCGTCGTACGGCGAGCACGTGGCGGCCGAGTTGTCCTCGGGCCTGGCCGACAACGGCGTGACGATCGTTTCCGGTGGTGCCTTCGGCATCGATGCGGCCGCACACCGGGGAGCACTCGCCGCCTCCGGCCTGACGATCGCGGTCCTCGCCTGCGGGGTCGACGTCAGCTACCCGAAACGCAACTCGGCCCTGCTCAGCCGGATCGCCGAGGACGGCCTGGTCGTCGCCGAGCTCCCACCCGGCTGCTCACCGACCAAACTCCGCTTCCTCGCCCGCAACCGCCTGATCGCCGCGATCACCCAAGGCACCGTGGTCATCGAGGCCGCGGTCCGCAGCGGCGCCCTGAACACCGCGGGCTGGGCCGAACAATGCGGCCGGACCGTCCTGGCAGTCCCCGGTCCCGTCACGTCCCGCATGTCCGCAGGCAGTCACCTACTCGTCCGCGAACGCAACGCCGTACTGGCAACCAACGTCGCCGACATCATCGAGGCAACGTCGCCGTTCGGTACCAACCTGGCCCCACCCCCTAGAGCCCCACAGACCGTCACCGACACCCTCCACCCCGACCTCCAACGCACCCTGGACGCCGTTCCCGTGCACCACCCAGCCCCCGCCACCAGCATCGCCGCAACCGCAGGCCTGGACCTCCCCACAACCGAGCGCTACCTACAAACCCTCGCCACCCTGACCCTGATAACCCAAACCCCCACCGGCTGGCGCCTCGCCCCGAGCATCCCCGACCCCAGCTCACCCTCTGGCTGA
- a CDS encoding DUF2469 domain-containing protein, with protein sequence MSADDLEKYETDMELQLYREYKDVVGIFKYVVETERRFYLCNAVDLKVRTEGGDVYFEVTMADAWVWDVYRSARFVKNAKVVTFRDVNIEELAKSDLEVPKDSDFGR encoded by the coding sequence ATGAGCGCTGACGACCTTGAGAAATACGAGACCGATATGGAGCTGCAGCTCTATCGGGAGTACAAGGACGTCGTCGGGATCTTCAAGTACGTCGTCGAGACCGAGCGGCGCTTCTACCTGTGCAACGCGGTAGATCTGAAGGTTCGCACCGAAGGCGGCGACGTGTACTTCGAGGTGACCATGGCCGACGCATGGGTCTGGGACGTCTACCGTTCCGCCCGTTTCGTCAAGAACGCCAAGGTGGTCACCTTCCGCGACGTCAACATCGAGGAGCTCGCGAAGTCCGACCTCGAGGTCCCGAAGGATTCCGACTTCGGTCGCTGA
- a CDS encoding YraN family protein, whose protein sequence is MRTRNTVGRYGEDLAARYLAGEGFAVLERNWRCELGEIDIVAREGGTLVVCEVKTRRGLNYGSPLESITYRKLVTLRKLAGRWLQTHQLRPAAVRIDIISVLFDHNTPPRVDHVRGAA, encoded by the coding sequence ATGCGGACCAGGAACACCGTCGGACGGTACGGCGAGGATCTCGCCGCGAGGTATCTCGCCGGAGAAGGTTTCGCCGTGCTCGAGCGCAACTGGCGCTGCGAGCTCGGCGAGATCGACATCGTGGCGCGCGAAGGCGGCACACTCGTCGTCTGTGAGGTGAAGACCCGCCGCGGGCTGAACTACGGCTCACCGCTGGAGTCGATCACCTACCGCAAGCTGGTGACGCTGCGGAAGCTGGCGGGCCGCTGGCTGCAGACCCATCAGCTCAGACCGGCCGCGGTCCGGATCGACATCATCTCGGTCCTGTTCGACCACAACACGCCTCCGCGGGTGGATCACGTGCGAGGTGCGGCCTGA
- a CDS encoding APC family permease, giving the protein MAPSANGQTVGRRLPVESAFTRVEDARHRLPRLFGRRDLVVLGLGVMIGSGIFSISGVQAANVAGPAVILSFVIAAIVCLLAAACYAELSSTIPVSGSAYTFSYVTFGEMWAWLVGWALVLELVTAAAIVARVWSAYFLATLDGFGVTLPSGIAQFFGPEAEVNLVAPLLLLILTALIVTGTKLSARVLTIVVIAKVAVILLVVVVGAAHVKMENYQPFVPPARAAPAKADPTVLGWLLDSAFGSFGMMGIFTAASTIVFAYIGFDLIATASEDARSPRKTVPQGMLLGLGAVTILYIAMAVVLVGMRPYAKLGGSAPVSEAMAAVGLGWAAKVVNLGALLALMTVIMVVLIAQSRVLFNMGRDGLLPKSLGRVSRVYSSPARAAAAAGIAALVLTLYPKVLELEELLVIGALFCFAFCAVGVLRLRHTEPNLERGFRVPLVPLIPLLSLAATMWLMLNLKTGTWIKFFVWMGIGIAIYGLYGRWHSRLANEDSWDFDLGDTDPGTGGFQAIRADQDRPTELRAIRTPPEQQPQKPTRGKHMRN; this is encoded by the coding sequence ATGGCCCCCTCAGCGAACGGACAGACCGTAGGCCGGCGCCTGCCGGTCGAGTCGGCGTTCACTCGAGTCGAGGACGCGCGGCACCGTCTGCCGCGCCTGTTCGGTCGTCGCGACCTGGTCGTACTCGGCCTGGGCGTGATGATCGGCTCCGGCATCTTCAGCATCAGCGGCGTCCAGGCGGCGAACGTCGCCGGACCGGCAGTGATCCTGTCGTTCGTCATCGCCGCGATCGTCTGCCTGCTGGCCGCGGCCTGTTACGCCGAACTGTCGTCCACGATTCCGGTGTCGGGCAGCGCTTATACGTTCAGCTATGTGACCTTCGGCGAAATGTGGGCCTGGCTGGTCGGCTGGGCCCTGGTGCTCGAACTCGTGACCGCGGCGGCGATTGTCGCGCGAGTCTGGTCGGCGTACTTCCTGGCCACCCTGGACGGATTCGGCGTCACATTGCCCAGCGGGATCGCACAGTTCTTCGGGCCCGAGGCCGAGGTGAATCTGGTCGCCCCGCTGCTGCTGCTGATTCTGACCGCGCTGATCGTGACCGGCACCAAACTGTCGGCCCGCGTGCTGACCATTGTCGTCATCGCCAAGGTCGCGGTGATTCTGCTGGTGGTCGTCGTCGGCGCGGCGCACGTGAAGATGGAGAACTACCAGCCGTTCGTGCCGCCCGCCCGGGCAGCGCCCGCGAAGGCGGATCCGACCGTGCTGGGCTGGCTTCTGGATTCCGCGTTCGGCTCGTTCGGGATGATGGGCATCTTCACGGCGGCCAGCACGATCGTGTTCGCCTACATCGGCTTCGACCTGATCGCGACCGCCTCCGAGGACGCCCGCAGCCCGCGCAAGACCGTGCCGCAGGGCATGCTGCTCGGCCTCGGCGCCGTCACGATCCTGTACATCGCGATGGCCGTCGTCCTGGTCGGCATGCGCCCGTACGCGAAGCTCGGCGGATCGGCTCCGGTGTCGGAGGCGATGGCCGCGGTCGGGCTCGGTTGGGCGGCGAAGGTCGTCAACCTCGGGGCGTTGCTCGCGTTGATGACGGTGATCATGGTCGTCCTGATCGCGCAGAGCCGGGTGCTGTTCAACATGGGCCGCGACGGTCTGCTGCCGAAGAGCCTCGGCCGGGTCAGCCGGGTGTACTCCTCCCCCGCCCGCGCCGCGGCCGCTGCCGGCATCGCGGCGCTGGTGCTGACGCTGTACCCGAAGGTGCTCGAGCTCGAGGAACTGCTGGTCATCGGCGCACTGTTCTGCTTCGCGTTCTGCGCCGTGGGTGTGCTGAGGCTGCGGCACACGGAGCCCAACCTGGAGCGTGGCTTCCGGGTCCCGCTGGTGCCGTTGATCCCGCTGCTGTCGCTGGCGGCGACGATGTGGCTGATGCTCAACCTGAAGACCGGTACGTGGATCAAGTTCTTCGTCTGGATGGGTATCGGCATCGCGATCTACGGGTTGTACGGACGCTGGCACAGCCGCCTCGCCAACGAGGACAGCTGGGACTTCGACCTCGGCGACACCGACCCCGGCACGGGAGGCTTCCAAGCCATCCGCGCCGACCAGGACCGCCCCACCGAACTCCGAGCCATCCGCACGCCGCCCGAGCAGCAACCCCAGAAACCCACCCGCGGCAAACACATGCGCAACTGA
- a CDS encoding YifB family Mg chelatase-like AAA ATPase: MALAQTWSVALVGLEGHLVEVEADIAQGLPKTTLIGLPDTSLSEARDRVRAAVVNSGERFPDRKVTIGLSPATLPKTGSHYDVAIALSLLTAAGVVDPGALRRTAIIGELGLDGRIREVRGALAMTLAASRAGFDRIVVPDLNVGEARLVPGIQVYGARSLRQVLALLRGTEIPDEAPPRAEPRLVSESLSRVPAVDLDDVIGQQEGRRAIEAAAAGGHHLFLHGPPGSGKTMLAERLAGLMPDLSTDDSLEVSAVHSLAGLLTNDAELVVRPPFIAPHHTASLVSLVGGGSGVPRPGAISCAHRGILFIDEAPEMHPLTLDTLRQPLESGFVEVHRAAAVAKFPARFMLVLAANPCPCGLSGTNQGICSCTPQVLARYRQRISGPIKDRLDIQRQILPAARTVTDGQTVESTAVVATRVQAARDRQAHRYRKTAWTLNSEIPGPVLRRDYPLDDASHRLLEDHYAAGRLTARGFDRVVRLAWTLTDLAALATPTVDQTHEAFQLRSGQPLTPLTDTRPLKGPLQ, encoded by the coding sequence ATGGCGCTCGCACAGACCTGGTCCGTCGCTCTGGTCGGGCTGGAGGGCCACCTCGTCGAGGTGGAGGCCGACATCGCCCAGGGCCTGCCGAAGACGACCCTGATCGGTCTCCCGGACACATCCCTGTCCGAGGCCCGCGACCGGGTCCGCGCCGCCGTGGTGAACAGCGGCGAGCGGTTCCCTGACCGGAAGGTCACGATCGGCCTGTCGCCCGCGACCTTGCCCAAGACCGGCTCGCACTACGACGTCGCCATCGCCTTGAGTTTGCTGACGGCAGCCGGCGTGGTCGATCCCGGCGCGCTCCGCCGGACGGCGATCATCGGCGAACTGGGGCTCGACGGCCGGATCCGTGAGGTCCGCGGCGCGCTCGCCATGACGCTGGCGGCGTCCCGCGCCGGCTTCGACCGCATCGTCGTCCCGGACCTGAATGTCGGCGAGGCCCGCCTGGTCCCCGGCATCCAGGTGTACGGCGCTCGCTCGCTGCGTCAGGTCCTCGCGCTCCTCCGCGGGACCGAGATCCCGGACGAGGCACCGCCTCGCGCCGAGCCACGCCTGGTGTCGGAGTCGCTGAGCCGGGTGCCGGCGGTCGATCTCGACGACGTCATCGGCCAGCAGGAGGGCCGCCGAGCGATCGAGGCCGCGGCCGCCGGTGGGCATCACCTGTTCCTGCACGGACCGCCCGGGTCGGGCAAGACGATGCTGGCCGAGCGCCTCGCAGGCCTGATGCCCGACCTGAGCACGGACGACTCGCTGGAGGTCTCGGCCGTGCACTCGCTCGCGGGGCTGCTCACGAACGACGCCGAACTGGTCGTCCGGCCGCCGTTCATCGCGCCGCACCACACAGCGTCGCTGGTGAGCCTCGTCGGCGGCGGGTCGGGTGTGCCGAGGCCGGGCGCGATCAGCTGCGCGCACCGCGGCATCCTCTTCATCGACGAGGCGCCGGAGATGCACCCGCTGACCCTGGACACGCTCCGGCAGCCGCTCGAGTCGGGATTCGTCGAGGTGCACCGCGCCGCGGCTGTCGCCAAGTTCCCGGCCCGCTTCATGCTGGTCCTGGCCGCCAACCCGTGCCCTTGTGGCCTGTCCGGCACCAATCAGGGCATCTGCAGCTGCACGCCCCAGGTCCTCGCGCGATACCGCCAACGGATCAGCGGCCCGATCAAGGACCGCCTGGACATCCAGCGCCAGATCCTGCCGGCCGCCCGGACGGTCACCGACGGCCAGACCGTGGAGTCGACCGCAGTCGTCGCCACCCGGGTCCAGGCCGCCCGCGATCGCCAGGCACACCGCTACCGCAAGACGGCCTGGACCTTGAACAGCGAGATCCCCGGCCCTGTCCTGCGCCGCGACTACCCCTTGGACGACGCCAGCCACCGCCTCCTGGAAGACCACTACGCCGCCGGCCGCCTCACCGCCCGCGGCTTCGACCGAGTCGTCCGCCTCGCCTGGACCCTCACCGACCTGGCCGCCCTGGCCACGCCCACCGTCGACCAGACCCACGAAGCCTTCCAACTCCGGTCCGGCCAGCCCCTGACCCCGCTCACCGACACGCGCCCCCTCAAAGGACCCCTCCAATGA
- a CDS encoding ribonuclease HII: MSALPRGSTVRRDAGLYGYERALRRVGLDPIAGVDEAGRGPCAGPLVAAAVILPDGKRGQIPELADSKLLTAKARERCYEEIRKRAVAWSVVSIEAAECDRLGMHVANVEALRRALFRLDVRPAYVLTDGFGVDGLGVPGLAIWKGDRVAACIAAASVIAKVTRDRVMEHWDKEYPQYGFGIHKGYCTPEHQAALDEYGPCPQHRRRFENVRRSLRPDMGQNVTSPTGVESLHER; encoded by the coding sequence ATGAGCGCGCTGCCGCGCGGGAGCACGGTACGGCGGGACGCCGGGTTGTACGGGTACGAGCGGGCCCTGCGCCGGGTCGGTCTGGATCCGATCGCCGGCGTCGACGAGGCCGGTCGCGGACCGTGTGCCGGCCCGCTGGTGGCCGCCGCGGTGATCCTGCCCGACGGCAAACGCGGCCAGATCCCGGAGCTGGCGGACTCCAAGCTGCTCACCGCGAAGGCGCGGGAGCGCTGTTACGAGGAGATCCGCAAGCGGGCGGTCGCGTGGTCGGTGGTGTCCATCGAGGCGGCCGAGTGCGACCGGCTCGGCATGCACGTCGCGAACGTGGAGGCGCTCCGCCGGGCGCTGTTCCGGCTCGACGTGCGGCCGGCGTACGTGCTGACCGACGGGTTCGGCGTCGACGGGCTCGGCGTACCGGGCCTGGCGATCTGGAAGGGTGACCGCGTGGCGGCTTGTATCGCGGCGGCGTCCGTGATTGCCAAGGTGACGCGGGACCGGGTGATGGAGCACTGGGACAAGGAGTACCCGCAGTACGGGTTCGGGATCCACAAGGGTTACTGCACCCCGGAACACCAGGCGGCACTGGACGAATACGGCCCGTGCCCACAACATCGACGGCGGTTCGAGAATGTCCGCCGCAGTCTGCGGCCCGATATGGGACAGAATGTGACCAGTCCCACCGGAGTGGAGAGCCTGCATGAGCGCTGA
- a CDS encoding VOC family protein — MVEQQIKTFLMFEGGAEKAMNFYLSLFEDAEVVSMVKYGAEGPGPEGSVMVAVFRLAGQQFMCSDSYTHHGFTFTPSVSLFVDCADEAELERLYNALLEGGGALMPLGEYGFSKKFGWVNDRFGVSWQLNLPHN, encoded by the coding sequence ATGGTCGAGCAGCAGATCAAGACGTTCCTGATGTTCGAGGGCGGCGCGGAGAAGGCGATGAACTTCTACCTGTCGCTCTTCGAGGACGCCGAGGTCGTGTCGATGGTGAAGTACGGCGCCGAGGGACCCGGGCCCGAGGGGTCGGTGATGGTTGCCGTGTTTCGGCTCGCGGGGCAGCAGTTCATGTGCAGTGACAGCTACACGCATCACGGGTTCACCTTCACGCCTTCGGTGTCGTTGTTCGTGGACTGTGCGGACGAGGCCGAGCTCGAGCGGCTGTACAACGCGCTGCTCGAGGGCGGCGGGGCGCTGATGCCGCTGGGTGAGTACGGATTCAGCAAGAAGTTCGGCTGGGTCAATGACCGATTCGGCGTCTCCTGGCAACTGAACCTGCCGCACAACTGA
- a CDS encoding LysR family transcriptional regulator, with translation MDERQLRVLREVGELGSVTAAAEALMVTPSAVSQQLRLLQRSIPVPLTERDGRRVVLTAAGRALAGAAADVESALARARHTVDEFVEQPDGLVSVAAFHSAAAAFFPSLLRAEIAPQLGLHDEDVPQDEFPALTREYDLVLAHRLDHSASWPRTVAVTPLLHEPLDVAVPADHPLAAKRSLSPRDVAGEPWITVHDGFPLMATVEAIGAAAGERLALVHRVNEFTVVAELVAAGAGIALMPRWTTRPHEAVVLRPLRGVHTRRHIDVLHRPERTARQAVRTVLAGLQRAADTIRRAG, from the coding sequence ATGGACGAACGGCAGCTGCGGGTACTTCGGGAAGTCGGCGAGCTGGGCAGCGTGACGGCGGCGGCGGAGGCGTTGATGGTCACGCCGTCGGCGGTGTCGCAGCAGCTGCGACTGCTTCAGCGGTCAATCCCGGTTCCCCTGACCGAGCGCGACGGTCGGCGAGTGGTGCTGACGGCTGCGGGGCGCGCGCTCGCCGGTGCCGCGGCGGATGTGGAGTCTGCTCTGGCCCGGGCGCGGCACACTGTGGACGAGTTCGTCGAGCAGCCCGACGGATTGGTGTCCGTGGCCGCGTTTCACAGCGCTGCCGCGGCCTTCTTTCCTTCGCTGTTGCGCGCCGAGATCGCGCCGCAGCTCGGTTTGCATGACGAGGACGTGCCGCAGGACGAGTTTCCGGCCCTGACGCGCGAGTACGACCTGGTGTTGGCGCACCGGCTCGACCACTCTGCTTCGTGGCCGCGGACGGTGGCGGTCACGCCGCTCCTGCACGAACCGCTGGACGTCGCCGTACCTGCTGATCATCCACTGGCGGCGAAGCGCTCGCTCTCGCCGCGCGACGTGGCCGGCGAACCCTGGATCACGGTGCACGACGGATTCCCGCTGATGGCGACCGTCGAGGCGATCGGGGCGGCCGCCGGCGAGCGTCTCGCGCTGGTTCACCGGGTCAACGAGTTCACCGTTGTCGCCGAGCTGGTGGCGGCCGGCGCGGGCATCGCGTTGATGCCTCGATGGACCACCCGTCCGCACGAGGCCGTAGTGCTCCGGCCGCTTCGCGGCGTCCACACCCGCCGTCACATCGACGTCCTCCACCGCCCCGAACGGACCGCCCGCCAGGCGGTCCGCACGGTCCTCGCCGGCCTCCAACGGGCAGCTGACACGATCCGGCGAGCAGGGTGA
- a CDS encoding YbaK/EbsC family protein, whose translation MPDPDTYRRLIELLDEAAVSYKLIDHEPEGTTEKVSGLRGHPVSLAAKCIILIVKPDKRTTRHVLAVVPGDCRVDLDAIKQLYGARYVGFADHATAERLARTVPGTVLPFSLDPALELIADPAVIAEPEIYFNAARLDRSIMLSGADYKTLARPRIEPIALPQSK comes from the coding sequence ATGCCGGACCCTGACACCTACCGCCGCCTGATCGAACTGCTCGACGAGGCAGCGGTCAGCTACAAACTCATCGATCACGAGCCCGAGGGCACCACCGAGAAGGTGAGCGGCCTCCGCGGCCATCCGGTATCGCTGGCCGCGAAGTGCATCATCCTCATCGTGAAGCCCGACAAACGGACGACGCGCCACGTGCTCGCCGTCGTCCCCGGGGACTGCCGGGTCGACCTCGACGCGATCAAACAGCTGTACGGCGCCCGGTACGTCGGATTCGCCGACCACGCGACCGCGGAACGACTCGCCCGAACCGTCCCCGGTACCGTGCTGCCGTTCAGCCTCGACCCCGCGCTGGAGCTCATCGCCGACCCTGCCGTGATCGCCGAGCCCGAGATCTACTTCAACGCCGCCCGGCTGGACCGCTCGATCATGCTCTCGGGCGCCGACTACAAGACCCTCGCCCGCCCTCGAATTGAGCCAATCGCACTCCCCCAGTCGAAATGA
- a CDS encoding tyrosine recombinase XerC, whose amino-acid sequence MTPDEVSGNRSWPEDFAALLADYERHLTAERDLSTHSVRAYIGDIADLLDHLIRLGHDDLEGLDIRGLRSWLAKQQSLGKSRSTMARRATAARVFTAWAQRTGRISTDPGALLASPKAHKTLPGVLGQADTRAVLDAAAVAADDGSPVGLRDLAIMELLYATGIRVGELCALDVDDIDRSRRVVRVFGKGRKERSVPYGVPAEQALGRWLAEARPTLAREGSGPAAFLGARSGRIDPRTVRRMVHERIAVVDAPDLAPHGLRHTAATHLLEGGADLRSVQELLGHASLATTQIYTHVSTDRLRQAYQQAHPRA is encoded by the coding sequence ATGACGCCCGACGAAGTCAGTGGAAACCGCTCCTGGCCGGAGGATTTCGCTGCGTTACTGGCTGACTACGAAAGGCATCTGACGGCGGAAAGAGACCTCAGCACTCACTCGGTGAGAGCGTACATCGGAGACATCGCGGATTTACTCGATCATTTGATTCGGCTTGGTCACGATGATCTGGAAGGCCTGGATATCCGGGGTTTACGGTCGTGGCTGGCCAAACAGCAAAGTCTGGGGAAATCCCGCAGCACGATGGCGCGCCGGGCGACGGCCGCAAGGGTGTTCACCGCGTGGGCACAGCGGACCGGGCGGATCAGTACGGATCCGGGAGCGTTGCTCGCGAGCCCGAAGGCGCACAAGACCCTTCCCGGTGTGCTCGGCCAGGCCGACACGCGGGCCGTGCTCGATGCCGCCGCGGTGGCTGCGGACGACGGAAGTCCGGTCGGGCTGCGGGACCTCGCGATCATGGAACTGCTGTACGCCACCGGGATCCGCGTCGGTGAACTGTGCGCGCTGGACGTCGACGACATCGACCGGTCGCGTCGCGTCGTACGGGTGTTCGGCAAGGGGCGGAAGGAGCGGTCGGTTCCGTACGGCGTACCGGCCGAGCAGGCACTCGGGCGGTGGCTGGCCGAGGCGCGGCCGACGTTGGCGCGTGAGGGCAGCGGTCCCGCGGCGTTCCTCGGGGCCCGTAGCGGCCGGATTGATCCGCGGACGGTACGGCGGATGGTGCATGAGCGGATCGCGGTCGTCGACGCGCCGGATCTGGCTCCGCACGGTCTGCGTCATACGGCGGCCACGCATCTGCTGGAAGGTGGTGCGGACCTGCGGAGTGTGCAGGAACTCCTCGGGCATGCGTCGTTGGCGACCACGCAGATCTACACCCACGTCTCCACCGACCGCCTCCGGCAGGCCTACCAGCAAGCACACCCACGAGCCTGA
- a CDS encoding EamA family transporter, producing MPESRRPDIVLLLVAMVWGSSYLAAKTATGSAPVLTVLFLRYAIAALALVLVVRRINRRELKAGGLLGITQAAVLLIETYGVAHTSAANAGLIISFTLVITPLLDRRRVPRRFYLAAGVCVVAIGFLMSGDGLHAPGLGDALILAAAVVRAGHVALVGRVATGIRPLPLTTVQTLVGTALFAAPAVHHLPSATDSATWLQLAYLALFCSVFAFLAQTWAIQRTSASRASLLLGTEPMWAMAAGIILGNEQLTIPVAIGAVLMLAGTTWGQSIERNHREPTCRTLTPTAA from the coding sequence GTGCCAGAATCCCGCCGTCCTGACATCGTCCTGCTTCTGGTGGCGATGGTGTGGGGTTCGAGCTACCTCGCGGCCAAGACCGCGACCGGCAGCGCGCCGGTCCTGACCGTGCTCTTTCTCCGCTACGCCATCGCGGCACTCGCACTCGTGCTCGTTGTACGACGCATCAACCGCCGCGAGCTGAAGGCAGGCGGGCTCCTCGGCATCACCCAAGCTGCCGTGTTGCTCATCGAGACGTACGGCGTCGCACACACGAGCGCCGCCAACGCCGGGCTGATCATCAGCTTCACGCTCGTCATCACCCCGTTGCTGGATCGCCGCCGCGTCCCACGACGCTTCTACCTCGCAGCCGGCGTCTGCGTCGTCGCCATCGGCTTCCTGATGTCCGGCGACGGCCTGCACGCACCGGGACTCGGCGATGCACTCATACTCGCGGCGGCCGTCGTCCGCGCCGGCCACGTCGCGCTGGTCGGACGCGTGGCGACCGGAATCAGACCATTGCCGTTGACAACGGTCCAGACTCTCGTCGGCACGGCGCTGTTCGCGGCACCCGCGGTACACCATCTGCCGAGCGCAACCGACTCTGCGACCTGGCTTCAACTGGCGTACCTCGCCTTGTTCTGCAGCGTTTTCGCCTTCCTCGCCCAGACCTGGGCCATCCAGCGCACCTCGGCGAGCCGCGCCAGCCTGCTGCTCGGGACCGAGCCGATGTGGGCCATGGCCGCAGGCATCATCCTCGGCAACGAGCAGCTGACGATCCCCGTCGCGATCGGCGCCGTACTCATGCTGGCCGGAACGACCTGGGGTCAGTCCATCGAACGCAACCACCGGGAGCCGACATGCCGGACCCTGACACCTACCGCCGCCTGA
- a CDS encoding RrF2 family transcriptional regulator, which produces MRVSAKSDYALRALIEITQRWVANDPAVVSAEELSRAQGIPHGFLQGILADLRRAGVLASQRGQSGGWRLAVDPNEISVADVMRAVDGPIVSISGVRPESVTYNEHAVVLQRVWIAARASLRDVLENTTLTDLAKNKLPAGVERRSRDEDAWQARVPGS; this is translated from the coding sequence ATGCGGGTTTCGGCGAAGTCTGACTATGCGTTGCGTGCGTTGATCGAGATCACCCAGCGGTGGGTGGCCAACGACCCGGCGGTGGTGTCGGCCGAGGAGTTGAGCCGGGCGCAGGGGATTCCCCACGGGTTCCTGCAGGGCATCCTCGCCGATCTGCGCCGGGCCGGGGTGCTGGCCAGTCAGCGGGGGCAGTCCGGTGGGTGGCGGCTGGCCGTCGACCCCAACGAGATCTCCGTTGCCGACGTCATGCGTGCGGTCGACGGGCCGATCGTGAGCATCTCGGGCGTGCGGCCGGAGAGTGTCACGTACAACGAACATGCGGTGGTGCTGCAGCGGGTCTGGATCGCCGCCCGGGCGAGCTTGCGGGACGTGCTCGAGAACACCACGCTGACCGACCTCGCGAAGAACAAGCTTCCGGCCGGGGTCGAGCGCCGGTCGCGGGACGAGGACGCCTGGCAGGCGCGGGTCCCGGGGAGCTGA